The window GCCCGCCGCGGGAAGCCGGGATCCCCGGACAGGCGCCGGATCCAGCCGAAGCGCGCGCCCGCCGCCGCGTCCGAGGCCGTCACGAACCACGAAAAGCCGTGCCCCGGACGTCCCAAACGCTCCATGAGCACGGCATCGTCCACTCCTTCCTCGGGGGCGTTGACGTACTGGAGCAGGAGCATCCGGAGATCGTCCCGGTAGGTGACCACGAAGCGGTCGGCGTAAAACGAACGCAGATGAACGTCATGGGCGAGCCGCGCGAGGATCCGATCCCCCGGCTCCGTGTTCCGCACGAGCGCCTCGGCGAACCCCCGGTCCACCTCGTAATACCCCCGGAACGTGTGCCGCTGGCGCAGGACCAGAAACGCCTGCGCCGCAAACGCCAGAACCGCCGCTCCCGCCAGAAGTTCGCCTCGCCGAACCGACGCCAGCTCCCGCAGCCCCACGGCTCCCAGAAGCGCCGCGGCGGGAGCCCACGGAAGCGTCAGATACCGATGCCACCAGCACATGTTCCGGAAGAGAAGCTCATCCGCCCCCCACGCCAGCATCGAAAGAATCGCCGCCCCGCGCCAATCCCCGCGCGGCCGCAGGCGCGCGGCCCCCAGCGCCGCCAGAGCCAGAAGCGGCAGCGTGAAGTTGACCGCCAGCTCCCGGCCCTCCGAGGCGAGGTACGCCGCCGCGCCCACCGGGGCGCGCCCGGCGTGACCGGCCCCGGAGGCGAAAAACGACCGCAGCGGCAACGTTTCCGCCGGGTCCAGGGCATAAAGGTAGATGACGAACGCGCCGGCCGCCGCGGCGGCCGAGGCGGGGGCCACCCACGCCGCCCACCGTCCTTCCCGGGACGTCGCCGCATGGAGCACCGCCACGGCCCCGGCCGCGTAGAACGCCGGCCAATCCAGCCAGCACGCCGCAAAGACCGCCCCCGCCAGCGCCCACCGTCTTCCCCGCCCGGGAGCCTCCCGCCACCGGAAATAGGCCCAATAAATGAGAAGAGCTCCGAGGAGGCCGAAGATCTGATGGACGGTCGTCGGACCGTAGTAGGCGAACACGGGAACGAAGGCCAGAAGCGCCGTCGCCGCGACATCCCACGGCGGATCGAGCAGCCGCCGGGCGACCGCCCGGAAAAGCGCCAGCGCGGCCAGCGTCGCCAGGATCACCGGGACGCGGATCGACGCTTCCTCCCCGCCGAGGATCTTGTAGAAGACCGAAACGACGAGCGAGACGACGGGCGGGCGATGCGCATAAATCTGGCGCGTCACGGACGGGTAGTTCTCCAGCGTCGGCCCCGCCAGGTTCAACGGCGCGAATCCGGAGAGGACATACCCGAACCGATCGTAGTTGCGGGCGTAGAGCCCATACTGGGCCAGCGCCTCTTCGGCCTCGGCCTCGAAGGGGGCGTTCAGGCGCAGGGAGTACAGAACGGCCGCCGAGACGAAAAGAATCGGAATCCGAAGGCGGCGCACCATCACGGAGTCGAAGCGGAGTATACCACAGGGGGCCGACCGCCCGGGCGCGGCCTACCGTGCGGCCTTCGAGTTTCCCCCGATCGCCGTTCCCGTTTCCGGATCGAAGGCGGGCAACTCGACCCAGAAGCGGCTTCCCTTTCCCGGCTCGCTCTCCACCCCCACGGCGCCTCCCATCCGCTCGGCGGCCCGCTTCGCGATCGCCAGGCCCAGACCCGTGCCCGGATGTTCGTCCTGGCGGTGCAGGCGCTCCAACGGTTCGAAAATCCTCGCGTGATGTTCCGGAGCGATCCCGATGCCGTTGTCCTCCACCCAGATCCGAACCCGGGCGCCCCGTCGCTCGGCGCGCACGACGATCCGGGGCTTCACGCCGGGGGGGACGTACGTGGCGGCGTTGACCGCGAAATTGCAAAGGACGCGCGCCAGGCCCGTGCGGTTTCCCAGCACCGGGGGCAGATCCCCTTCCACCGCGACCGCGGCCCCGCGCTGCGCCAGCGCCGGACCCAGATCCCGCAGGACCTCCGCGACGACGTCGGCCAGGTCCATCTTCCCGCGCGGAAGGTCCGCCGCCCGGAGCCGGCTGTACGCCAGAAGGTCCCGGACGAGCGCTTCCATGCGCGCGGCGGCCGCCTCCAGGCGGCCCATTTCCTCCCGCTCCTCGGGAGCCAGACGCGCCGCCGCCTGCTCCTTAAGCGTTTCCAGATACATCCGGATCGCCCGGAGCGGCACCCCGAGGTCGTGCGCCGCCAGTGAAGCGAACGCGTCGATTTCCCGGTTGGCTTCCTCGAGATCGCGCACACGCGCGAGGAGCCGAGCCTGCGCGGCCTCCTCCGCCGCCCGGGCTTCGGTGCGATCCAGAAGGAAATGCGCGTATCCCTGGAGGGACCCCTCGGGGTCCCGCAACGCCGTCAGGCGCGCGTCCGCCCAGAAACGGGAGCCGTCCTTACGGACCCGCCACCCCTCGTCCGCGGCGGTGCCGCGCCCGCGCGCATCCTCCAGAAGACGCGCCGGCCGGCCCGCGGCGCGATCCTCCGGGGAGAAGAAGATATCCCATGATCGTCCGAGAATCTCCCTTCCCGTGTACCCCAGAAGTTTCTCGGCTCCTGGATTCCATCCCTCGACGCCCCCCTCCCGGTCCAGGGCGAAAAACGCGCAATCCCACGTCCCGTCCGCCGCCCGGTGCAGACGTTCTTCGGCGGCGCGGCGATTCTCTGTTTCTTTGCTCATCTCGCCCCCCGGACCGCCCGGACGTCACGAGGCCGGCCGGTCCGTCACGCCCCACCGTTCGCACAAGAAACGCACCACCTTCACGAGCTCGGCGAAACTGACCGGCTTCACGATGTACTGATCCACTCCCAGCTGGTGCACGCGGGACAGGTCCGACTGTTCCGGGGATGAGCTGAAAACCGTGACCGCAAGGTCCTTGAGTTCGGGGTGCCCCCGAATCCATTGAAGAACCTCCAGGCCCGAGCGGCGCGGCATCTTGAGATCGAGAAGGACATAGTCGGGCGGGGGCCGCTCCTGGGAAAGGACGCGCACCGCCTCGTCTCCATCGCGCGCAACCTTGAGTTCGATGTCCGGGCAAACCTTCGACAGAGCCCTCTTCATGAAGAGAACGTCGTCCTCTTCGTCCTCGACGTAGAGGATTCGGATGGACGAAGACCCCATAGTTCGGCTCCGTAAGACCGACGAAGGTAAAGGTCCCCCGGCCCCGCGGCGGAGTGCCCGTCCTGCCGGGGGCGCGTCGCGGTCCCGGCGGAAAGCTTTCCCTTCCGCCCCAAGAGCCCCGCGCACAATCCTCGATGAAAGATCCCTGAAGAGCCTCCGGCGTCACGCCGGCCATCGACCCGCTATTTTCCCCCTCCCCGGCGCAGGAACTCCAGAAGATCCGCGAAGTCCTGAGGAGTGACGTTGGCCTCGATTCCCTCGGGCATCAGGGAAGCGGGCCAGGCCCGGATCGTCAGGATGTCCGCGCGCAAAACCGTGCTCTGTTCTCCCCCGGCGCGCAGGAGCGTCACGCCCGCCGGCGTCTCCGACGCCAGGATCCCCGAAAACTCGTCCTTCGCGGTCTTGACCACGTAGGTCTGGTAGGCCGGGTCGACCGCCCGGTTCGGATCCAGAATGTCGACGAGCAGCGCGCGCTTGTCCCGCCCCGCCACGACGGTCAGGTCCGGCCCCACGCGGAAGCCCTGCCCGTGCCAGCGGTGGCACGAGGCGCAGTTCTGAACGTAGACGCGCTCGCCGCGCACCGGGTCCCCCTGAAGCGCCATCACCTTCTCGGTCAGCTCCCGCACCACCTCCTGCCGGTCGGCGTCCACGGCGGATTCGAGCGCCTTGCGCGCCCGCTCCCGGACGGCGGCGGACGCGTGCTTGAGGAGCCGCTCGCGGTGATGCGGCTCCAGCTCCGCGGGCCGCACGTCCCCGCGCTCCAGGCGCTCCAGCAGGCGTTCCAGGCGTTCCGGAGAGGCGAACATGGCGTTGAGGATCTCCCGCCGAACCCGCCCCACCCGGCCGGACCATCCGTCCAGAAGCCGCGCGCCGACCGGATCGCCCGGCCAGGCCGAAAGCGCCCTCACGGCCGCCACTTGAACCTCCTGGGGCTCCTGCGGGCGCACGAGGGTCTCCAGGCGCGCGGCCGCCTCCGGCGTCGGCCGCAGCGCCGCCACAAGCTCGATCGCTTCCACCCGCTCGCGCGGCTCCCGCGCGCCGTCCAGCGCCGCCTCCAGGGCCCGCGCGGACCAGCCGTCCACCCGCTCCGCCACGCCGGCCTTCTCGACGAGCGCCCGAGCCTTCGCCCCCGACCGGGCCAGGAGACTCAGCCCCGCCATTCGCCAGGGGGCGGGCGCCGGCGTCTCGCCCCCAACGACCTCCCGCAGCCACCGCGCCGCTTCCGTTTCGTCCTTCCCCGCCGCCACCAGATCCGCCAGACCGCGCACGAGCTCCACCGCTCCCGGAGCGGACGCCTCCAGCCGATCGAGCGCTTCCGCTCGAAGGCACGCCAGCACCTCCGGCGCCGCCGCGCCCGTCGAGCAAAGGACCGCCGCGCGGATCCAGCGATCCCCCAGGTCCCGCGCCGCCAGACGCGCCAGCGCCGCGGGCCGCCTCGCGTCCGCCTCCAGGCGACCCAACGTCAGCGCCAGCTGGAAGCGGACCCGGATGGACGGGTCGCCGACCCGCGCAAAGACGCGGTCGCGCAGCGCCTCCGAGCCGGCCAGGAACGGCTCCGCCATCCGCAACGCGTGTTCGCGCACTCCCGATTCGGGATCTTCGAGCGCCTCCGCCGCCGCCTCCGGCCCCAGCGTCCCCAGAGCGGCCAGTGTCCAGAGCGCATGGACGCGCGCCGGAGGGAAGGCGGATCCGCGGGCGATCTTCCGCAGCGGCTCCACGGCGGCCGCGTCGCGGCGCTCGACGAGGAGCCTTTGAGCCGTCGTCCGCCACCAGCCGTCCGGATGTTCGAGAAGCGCCGCAAGCTCTTCCGGCGTCGCCCGGCCGAGGCGCGGCCGCGCCGCCGGCCGGGAAGATTCGTGCACGATCCGATAGATCCGCCCCCGGTCCTCGCCGGCGCGCAGGTCGATCCTCCGCTGGATCTCCAGCGGGATCCACTGAGGGTGCTCGACGACGGCGCGGTACATGTCCACGACGTAGAGCGCCCCGTCCGGCCCACCGCAGAGGTTCACGGGACGGAACCAGTTGTCGGTCGACGCCAGGAATTCCGAATTCGGCTCGCCGCGGCGGGCGACGAAGGTGACTCCCTCCGGCGCCAGGATGTCCCGGTGAACGAGATTGTGCACCGGCTCGCAGGAAAAGGCGTTGCCGCGGAACTCCGGCGGGAACGCCGTCCCGCGATAGATCGTCACCGAGCAGGCGGAGGTGAAGTGACCGGCCGTGTGGGGATCGTTGAAGCGGGGCTGCAGGCGGCTGGCCGGATAAACGCGCTGACCGTGATCCGACGGAGCGGATTCCACGGACGAGAGGGAAAAGCGCGAAGCGGCCGCCAGGTACGCCATCGGAAACACGGGATGGCGGATGTGGTTGGGATTGTTGTTGATGAAACGGTTGCCCCAGTCGTCGAACGTATTGGCGAACTGGGATTGCCCGGACACCGCCTCGAGGCCCGAGAAATCCGGCCGGAAACGAAAGTCCGCGCCGCGGATCGAAAGCGGCTTTTCATCCCTCGCGCCGGGCCGGAAGATCCGGCCGCCGCTGTCGCCGTTGGCCCCGTAGATCCAGGCGTCGATCCCGAACTGAAGGCCGTTGACGCGGTGCTGCGGGTTCCCTTCCCCGAAGCCGGTGAAGACGACTTCTCTCCGTTCGGCCTTCCCGTCGCCGTCTTCGTCCTTGAAGAAAAGAAGGTCCGGCGCGGCCGTCACGAGAGCCCCGCCCCGCCAGGGCAGGACCCCGGTCGGAAAAGGGATTCCGGAGGCCAGGACGGAGGACCGGTCCGCGCGGCCGTCGCCGTCCGTGTCCTCGAGCAGGCGCAACCGGCCCGACGGCGGGCCGAGCGGATAGTCCGCCATCTCCACGACCCACGCGCGGCCGTCCTCGTCGAAAGCCATCGCCACGGGATCCCGCACGTCCGGCTCGGCGGCGAAAAGCTCGATCCGAAATCCCGCCGGAAGCCGGAACGTCTTGAGGGCTTCCGCGGGCGAAAGCGGCCCGGGGGGACGATCCTCCTGGGACGCGCCGAGCGCAAGTCCCGCGGCGAAGACAAGCCATTTCATCGGGGGCCCCTCCTGTTGTCTTTGATACGCCGCCGGACGTGCGGGAGGAGCGGAAGCGTCAGGCCCCCGGTGCGGCCGCCGCGGCGGGACGGCGCGGCAGGACGAGCGTGAAACAGCTTCCTTCCCCCGGCCGGCTCCGGACTTCGACGCGTCCCCCGTGAAGCTGGACCACGTGCTTGACGATGGCCAGGCCGAGCCCCGTCCCTCCGAGTTCCCGGGACCGGGACTTGTCCACCCGATAGAACCGCTCGAAGATGCGCGGGAGCTCGGCCTCGGGGATGCCGATCCCGTTGTCCTCGACGGCGATCCGCACCGTCCCCGGCTCCGCCCGCGCGGCGAGGCGGATCCGTCCCCCCTCGGGCGTGTATTTGATCGCGTTGTCCACGAGATTCGACACCGCCCGCTCGAGGAGGTCGGAGTCGGCCACGAATTCGCCGATGTTCTCCGCCACGTCCAGGTCCAGGCTCTGCCCTTTCCGGCGCGCCGGCGGCTCGAACGCCTGATGGATGCGCCGCAGGGCGGACTCGAGGTCCACGGGCCGCGGTCGGAGAATCGACCCGCCCGTTTCCAGCTTCGAAAGATCGAGAAGATCCGCCGTCAAGGCCTCGAGCCGGCGGACGTTGGATTCGATCGCGGCCAGAAACTCCGGCGCCGCGGCCGGATCCTGCCAGGCCCCTTCGCGGAGCGTCTCCACGTAACCCCGCACGATCGACAGCGGCGTGCGCAGTTCGTGCGAAACGTTGGCGACGAACTCCCGCCGCAGGCGCTCATAGCGCCGCTCCTCGGTCACGTCCCGAACCACCAGGGCCGCTCCCCGGCCGGCCACGGGACACGCCGAGACGTCCAGCGTTCGGGCGCCGAACTCGAGAGTCGCGCGGGACGGTCCCTTCCCCCCAAGCGCCCTCCGCACCGTCTCCTCCAGCGCCGGGTGGCGGACCGCTTCCCACACGCGCAGCCCTACGGCTTCGGAGCCTGCGCCCAGAAGCGTCGCCGCCGCGGAGTTGAGATGCTGAATGTCCCCCTCGGGACCGACGGCGATCACCCCCTCCTGCATGCTGAGAAGCACCGCCTCAAGCGTGGACCGTTCCTGCCTCAGGCGTTCGAGGCGCCGCTCCAGCTCCTCCCCCATCCGGCGCAAAGCTTCGCCCACAAGATCGATCTCGTCCCGGCCGACCAGCGGCGCCACGGTCTCGACGTCGCGCCCGTAAATGGCCCGGGCGACGTCGCGGATCTGGCGGATCGGCCGGGTCAGGCGCCGGGCCAGGACCCAGGCGATTCCCGCCGCGACGGCCAGCGTGCCGGCGAAAGCGGCGGCGATGCCCCCGTAGAGCGCCCCGACTTGCTCTTCCACGCGGCCCAAAGGGAGAGCCGCGCGCAGGACCGTTCCCCCGCGATCCCGTTCGTCCAAAGGAACCGCCACGTAGAGGAGATCGATTCCGAGGGTGGCGCTGGGCCGGATCGCCCGTCCCCGGCCGCGCCGGCGGGCTTCCTGCACTTCGGGACGGTCCCGGTGCGGGTCCATTCCTTCCGGGGGAGCATGGCTGTCCGCCAGCACCTTCCCGTCCGGTCCGATCACGGTGAAGCGCGTTTCGCCCGACCCGGCCGCTTCCGCCAGGGCCGCCTGGAGCGCGCGGGGCTCGGGGTACGCCCGAACGAGCGCCTTCAGAAGGGCGATCTCCGAGGCCAGCCGATGTTCCGCTTCCTCGACGAGCCTCGGCCGCGTCCGGCCGGCGACGAGAGCGGTCAACACCGCGGGCGCCACGAGCGCCGCCGCCAGAAGCGCCAGAAACACGCGGCGGAACACGGGAGCCTCAGTCCTCGCGCAGCCGGTAGCCCACGCCGCGCACCGTTTCGATCATGTCCCCCAGCTT of the Planctomycetota bacterium genome contains:
- a CDS encoding glycosyltransferase family 39 protein translates to MVRRLRIPILFVSAAVLYSLRLNAPFEAEAEEALAQYGLYARNYDRFGYVLSGFAPLNLAGPTLENYPSVTRQIYAHRPPVVSLVVSVFYKILGGEEASIRVPVILATLAALALFRAVARRLLDPPWDVAATALLAFVPVFAYYGPTTVHQIFGLLGALLIYWAYFRWREAPGRGRRWALAGAVFAACWLDWPAFYAAGAVAVLHAATSREGRWAAWVAPASAAAAAGAFVIYLYALDPAETLPLRSFFASGAGHAGRAPVGAAAYLASEGRELAVNFTLPLLALAALGAARLRPRGDWRGAAILSMLAWGADELLFRNMCWWHRYLTLPWAPAAALLGAVGLRELASVRRGELLAGAAVLAFAAQAFLVLRQRHTFRGYYEVDRGFAEALVRNTEPGDRILARLAHDVHLRSFYADRFVVTYRDDLRMLLLQYVNAPEEGVDDAVLMERLGRPGHGFSWFVTASDAAAGARFGWIRRLSGDPGFPRRA
- a CDS encoding PAS domain-containing sensor histidine kinase, giving the protein MSKETENRRAAEERLHRAADGTWDCAFFALDREGGVEGWNPGAEKLLGYTGREILGRSWDIFFSPEDRAAGRPARLLEDARGRGTAADEGWRVRKDGSRFWADARLTALRDPEGSLQGYAHFLLDRTEARAAEEAAQARLLARVRDLEEANREIDAFASLAAHDLGVPLRAIRMYLETLKEQAAARLAPEEREEMGRLEAAAARMEALVRDLLAYSRLRAADLPRGKMDLADVVAEVLRDLGPALAQRGAAVAVEGDLPPVLGNRTGLARVLCNFAVNAATYVPPGVKPRIVVRAERRGARVRIWVEDNGIGIAPEHHARIFEPLERLHRQDEHPGTGLGLAIAKRAAERMGGAVGVESEPGKGSRFWVELPAFDPETGTAIGGNSKAAR
- a CDS encoding response regulator; translated protein: MGSSSIRILYVEDEEDDVLFMKRALSKVCPDIELKVARDGDEAVRVLSQERPPPDYVLLDLKMPRRSGLEVLQWIRGHPELKDLAVTVFSSSPEQSDLSRVHQLGVDQYIVKPVSFAELVKVVRFLCERWGVTDRPAS
- a CDS encoding PVC-type heme-binding CxxCH protein, with the translated sequence MKWLVFAAGLALGASQEDRPPGPLSPAEALKTFRLPAGFRIELFAAEPDVRDPVAMAFDEDGRAWVVEMADYPLGPPSGRLRLLEDTDGDGRADRSSVLASGIPFPTGVLPWRGGALVTAAPDLLFFKDEDGDGKAERREVVFTGFGEGNPQHRVNGLQFGIDAWIYGANGDSGGRIFRPGARDEKPLSIRGADFRFRPDFSGLEAVSGQSQFANTFDDWGNRFINNNPNHIRHPVFPMAYLAAASRFSLSSVESAPSDHGQRVYPASRLQPRFNDPHTAGHFTSACSVTIYRGTAFPPEFRGNAFSCEPVHNLVHRDILAPEGVTFVARRGEPNSEFLASTDNWFRPVNLCGGPDGALYVVDMYRAVVEHPQWIPLEIQRRIDLRAGEDRGRIYRIVHESSRPAARPRLGRATPEELAALLEHPDGWWRTTAQRLLVERRDAAAVEPLRKIARGSAFPPARVHALWTLAALGTLGPEAAAEALEDPESGVREHALRMAEPFLAGSEALRDRVFARVGDPSIRVRFQLALTLGRLEADARRPAALARLAARDLGDRWIRAAVLCSTGAAAPEVLACLRAEALDRLEASAPGAVELVRGLADLVAAGKDETEAARWLREVVGGETPAPAPWRMAGLSLLARSGAKARALVEKAGVAERVDGWSARALEAALDGAREPRERVEAIELVAALRPTPEAAARLETLVRPQEPQEVQVAAVRALSAWPGDPVGARLLDGWSGRVGRVRREILNAMFASPERLERLLERLERGDVRPAELEPHHRERLLKHASAAVRERARKALESAVDADRQEVVRELTEKVMALQGDPVRGERVYVQNCASCHRWHGQGFRVGPDLTVVAGRDKRALLVDILDPNRAVDPAYQTYVVKTAKDEFSGILASETPAGVTLLRAGGEQSTVLRADILTIRAWPASLMPEGIEANVTPQDFADLLEFLRRGGGK
- a CDS encoding ATP-binding protein, with the translated sequence MFRRVFLALLAAALVAPAVLTALVAGRTRPRLVEEAEHRLASEIALLKALVRAYPEPRALQAALAEAAGSGETRFTVIGPDGKVLADSHAPPEGMDPHRDRPEVQEARRRGRGRAIRPSATLGIDLLYVAVPLDERDRGGTVLRAALPLGRVEEQVGALYGGIAAAFAGTLAVAAGIAWVLARRLTRPIRQIRDVARAIYGRDVETVAPLVGRDEIDLVGEALRRMGEELERRLERLRQERSTLEAVLLSMQEGVIAVGPEGDIQHLNSAAATLLGAGSEAVGLRVWEAVRHPALEETVRRALGGKGPSRATLEFGARTLDVSACPVAGRGAALVVRDVTEERRYERLRREFVANVSHELRTPLSIVRGYVETLREGAWQDPAAAPEFLAAIESNVRRLEALTADLLDLSKLETGGSILRPRPVDLESALRRIHQAFEPPARRKGQSLDLDVAENIGEFVADSDLLERAVSNLVDNAIKYTPEGGRIRLAARAEPGTVRIAVEDNGIGIPEAELPRIFERFYRVDKSRSRELGGTGLGLAIVKHVVQLHGGRVEVRSRPGEGSCFTLVLPRRPAAAAAPGA